Proteins from a genomic interval of Euleptes europaea isolate rEulEur1 chromosome 18, rEulEur1.hap1, whole genome shotgun sequence:
- the LOC130489869 gene encoding zinc finger protein 239-like — protein MSEARLPSSSPRCPLAHLCKYCGVEFPRSWDLRYHMRSHPEGRGFGCKLCGKAFFRSSALLRHEITHSGEKPFKCGECGKGFAQAVQLENHTRSHTGERPFACGQCGKAFMSSSHLAQHRRIHWAERKHRCPLCGKTFLRPWDVVQHQRFHTGERNFRCEDCGKNFFRSSDLLRHQRIHTGERPFRCQPCGKTFSRSSVLAKHALTHTGEKPYKCETCQKAYITASQLTEHRRVHTGEKPYLCADCGKTFTYSFLLRRHVKIHTGERPHACPECPKAFKTSGHLHKHRQIHAREGVGAGKGWQRREGEADCGEEW, from the coding sequence ATGTCCGAAGCCAGACTCCCCTCCAGCTCCCCCAGATGCCCCCTGGCTCACCTGTGCAAGTACTGTGGGGTGGAGTTCCCCCGCTCCTGGGACCTCCGCTACCACATGCGCTCGCACCCCGAGGGGCGCGGCTTCGGCTGCAAGCTGTGCGGCAAAGCCTTCTTCCGCTCCTCAGCCCTGCTGCGCCACGAGATCACGCACAGTGGGGAGAAGCCCTTCAAGTGCGGTGAGTGCGGGAAGGGCTTTGCCCAGGCGGTGCAGCTGGAGAACCACACCCGCTCCCACACCGGCGAGCGCCCCTTCGCCTGCGGCCAGTGCGGGAAGGCCTTCATGTCCTCCTCCCACCTGGCCCAGCACCGGCGCATCCACTGGGCCGAGCGGAAGCACCGCTGCCCGCTCTGCGGGAAGACCTTCCTACGGCCCTGGGACGTCGTCCAGCACCAGCGCTTCCACACCGGTGAGCGCAACTTCCGCTGCGAGGACTGCGGGAAGAACTTCTTCCGCTCCTCGGACCTCCTGCGGCACCAGCGGATCCACACCGGCGAGCGGCCCTTCCGCTGCCAGCCCTGCGGGAAGACCTTCTCGCGCTCCTCCGTCCTGGCCAAGCACGCCCTgacccacacgggggagaagccctaCAAGTGCGAGACCTGCCAGAAGGCCTACATCACCGCCTCCCAGCTCACCGAGCACCGGCGcgtccacacgggggagaagccctaCCTCTGCGCCGATTGCGGCAAGACCTTCACCTACTCCTTCCTCCTCCGCCGCCACGTCAAAATCCACACCGGGGAGCGCCCCCACGCCTGCCCCGAGTGCCCCAAGGCCTTCAAGACCTCGGGGCATTTGCACAAGCACCGGCAGATCCATGCCAGGGAGGGagtgggggcagggaaggggtggCAAAGGCGCGAAGGGGAGGCAGACTGCGGAGAAGAGTGGTGA
- the CMTM5 gene encoding CKLF-like MARVEL transmembrane domain-containing protein 5, with protein sequence MGEQDEAAGGLPGGFALDKDFLRSPKGVLMEAELGLCFLVFLLLTASISAYMGAALLEVLVTLAFLGLRATHYYERLTRVNWPCLDFLRCVSAAIVFIVVAFAVIAASHEGSAVSAFVFSLILVAVYCFDAYKTYRAEMGADQDPDLG encoded by the exons ATGGGGGAGCAGGACGAGGCGGCCGGGGGGCTGCCGGGGGGCTTCGCCCTGGACAAGGACTTCCTGCGCTCCCCCAAGGGGGTGCTGATGGAAGCCGAGCTG GGCCTCTGCTTCCTGGTGTTCCTGCTTCTGACAGCATCCATTTCTGCATACATGGGCGCTGCCCTGCTAGAAGTATTGGTGACGCTGGCGTTCCTGGGGCTGCGGGCAACACACTACTACGAGCGCCTGACCCGTGTCAACTGGCCCTGCCTG GACTTCCTTCGCTGCGTCAGCGCCGCGATTGTCTTCATCGTCGTGGCCTTTGCGGTCATCGCCGCCAGTCACGAGGGGTCTGCCGTGTCTGCCTTT GTCTTCAGCCTGATCCTCGTAGCTGTTTACTGTTTCGACGCCTACAAAACCTACAGGGCAGAAATGGGAGCAGACCAGG ACCCAGATCTCGGCTGA